The stretch of DNA atggttgaatttgcgtgaattggcgcgatcgcaacatcgcaaaatcctggagggactgcttaATTTAACACATTACATGCCACTACCATTGCAATGCGGAGTTAAGAGGTCATGGTCATTTCTGTGAAATCaggctgaaaaaaaacactgcctGATGGTAGCACTCAATGAAAAGTCAGGGCCCCCGAATTGTGTGACTGAAAGACAAACATTTCCATCCATTGAGCCATGCCACTTGCGTGGTTAAAaatcagaaagaacccagcaaTTAAACAACATGTCAGTAAAGGAGGAAATGTAAGACAATCTTATCTTCTACAGCACTAAACACAACAATCTTCCAGCTCTGTTGCAGCTGGCAGTTCTGTGGATTCAGTAAAGAAGTGCTGAGAAAGCTCAATTCACATAAAGAAGACGAGTTTTACTTGTACAGCACACTGTGTTGCAGCAGAGTTGAAGGTAAAACATAATTCATCACAGCCTTTTGGGCACAAACACAAGAAATCTGAAGATTAGAAATAAGACACGAAATGTAGCTGCTATTAAAAGTATACATTGGACTAAACAGTTCTTTCATTTGCTTGTGTTTAGTCTGACCAATTGGCAAAACTCCACAAAATTCACTCCCAGTGCAGCATGTGGAAGAAATATGTTCAATTATCCATGAGAACTGCTGTCCTGTTCCGATCCTTTGGGGACAATTAGGATGTGTGACTTAACAAACACCAGCCAGAACTCCAATCAAATACAGTGGCAGTATTTACAACCTCATAACGCAGAATGCTCAATGATTGTAGAGAATAAAAGGAATCTTTTTTTCACGCTTTCGCACCTCACCACCCACCTTACCTCCTACTCAGTTGCATAATGTATGAGGCTATTTCAACACTCTTATGCATTCCTATGACAATAAGTAAATAGATAGataattaaatgaataaataaactaatacaaataaaaatagagCCAGGACAGGCAGACCAGTTAATCTGAGGACAAACAAATTTCACTCAAGAACACACAAAAATCATGACGccttttttatttagttattttgtaAACTAAGAAGGTCCTAgcatagctagctaactaactaactaactagagACTCATAGGCTAGGATGACGAGTTTGAAATAACAAAGATCAATAGACAATTGAGAGAGATTATTTCTTAAAcagtctgtcagtcagtctgtcaaCCACATTGGtcctgactgaaatatctcatatTGTCATGAAATTAAAACATTACAGACATACATCGTTCCcatcaggatgaattgtaatcactttggtgatcctctgacttttcatctagtgcccTGAATAAATAACATGCATGCCATTGTCAACATGTTTGCCCTTAGCTCAAAGCTAAAATCAAAGATTTCACTGAAATTTCAATGGTTATCTTGTGACTGCGTGTCCGTTTATTGCCTGTGTTCCATCTTTGTAGTTTATTTCTAAAAAGGGTTCAAATGTAATGCTTTACATATCCTCGCCGCATGTTGAACCTCAGTGGGGCAATTTGTGCAGTGATGACGTTTTTAGCAAATTGGTTAAGTACTGTATTAGGTACTTCAACATAGGCAGTGTATAACCATACAGTAGATGGCTGTCTGCCATTGTCAGCATGCAAAAGCAATCGGCATGCATAAGCAATCTACTGCTGTTGACGGCAGCAAAACTTATTTATGTATTGGTATAATGAACTCCTTTACTTAGATAACAAAGTCATCTTCTTATTTGCTTCCTGCCCTGCATGATCTTTGTACTGAGGAGAGTTTTTAGCAATTTTTCTACTTACTAGaagtgtaactgtagcaagcatctcactatccctaacgttatccacattcagaCATAGatgaaacaaatgatatatccagctacaaaaagcctggaagtAGAACGGAATTACAACGAGGCGTTGTCATGAAGATGTTACACCATCTAAAAATGCAAACAGCCAGAGATAATCTTACGGTGGTCCTCAAAGTGGCTGCTTCCAAAAGATTGACAGGAGAGTGTGTGATAATGTGATGGAATGATGGGATGCCCATTACCAGAGCAGTCATTCAGCTGAAGGCCTTGGGAAGTATTTACCATTAATTTAAATGTGACACTTTCATCtaaaaagatattgaaaatattattttatttaaaaatgttaaaaacaacagcctaCCTTGTTTTAtgcaatgtgtttttattagaattattttcaaatcaaattattttcgaaattatttaaacaatatttggcttttataaagtatttttccaaaaatgagtCTTGAAAAACCCTGATTACCCTTGTAATCAGGGTTGTCTTATATTCGGACCAATACGGTATTTAGGCAGCTGAATAGTATTGATGTCAACCATGGCACACACTATATGCTCAATGTAAGTACACACCAGCCAACCACAAATACACAAAGGAAGCTTGTACAGAACATAAGATATGCAACACCAAAATTATCAGGAACTGTTGTACAAGATGTGCAAGACAAAAGAAAATCTGTTGCAAATGTATCAACCTCAAGGGTCATCcaatctctcctctctgtctggccaAAACATTTTATCGACATCACACCAGATATCCTACCTTGCAATGCAACGAGGGAAAAATCTTTTGGCATGAAGCAGCACCCCACTCCAACAGTCTGCTGTGATATCCTCACCATCACCTGTTTGCGTTTGGTTGCACTGAATTGAGGAAATTGTATTGTTTCCCATATAGCCTACGTCTATTCAtctgaaaacacaacaaaaccaCATAACTATTATGTATCTAATATATGTGTGACAGGTTATTGTGATTATTGGGTGCTCTATTTTGCATGTAGGGATTTACACAATGAACATGTGTATAATTGCATTTGAGAGTAATATGATTAAATAGCAAATTAATGCAAACTATTTTGATCTGCAAGGCTTACTCGATGCATTTTGTGCCAAAGCAATGACAAATGACCTTAGTCATGTGAACAACTGACCTAGTGTTCATATAAAGAGTCATATATTTTGACGAAGTTCAATAGTCATTTGATGATTGTGTCAAAGctattgagaaaaactgtaactctGGATGTCAAGTCTGCAGAGTGGAAACTGGTTTATACTGCCATCTGGTGCACAGACATTAAAACAACAGAACAATACCTGCAGGTTTTCATGGATAAATGAGACACAGACTTAGCAACATATCTTTGTGAATTCTTTCTCTGAaaaatgtgcatgtgtattCTCAGCCAATCAGGttaaacatatttaaatctATGGATGCTGACCCTATGAAAAGGCAGCAGCTGGGTCCCTACGGAAGTTGCCATCTTCGCCAGGTTGGTAATCCAGCACCCAGCATCAACACCTCTCCACTTTTTCACTTCAGAGAAAGCAGTTAATATACAATTGGCTTCCTCAGAAGATAGTTGCAGTTGACTCACAAACACAAAGGCACTCCTCTGCCTCTGCAGATAGCATGCCACTGCTACAGGTTAGCAGTAGAaggctttttgtcactttgcccCTTCAGTTCACTGCTCCTACTCATTAGTGTTGGGTGAAAATGAACAAAGAAATCTTTTTGAGCGATTCTTTTTAGTGTCTGGTATGTACCAGGTCAGCCTGTCAAACGTACTGAGTGCTCATGAGCCCCTGACTTTTCCCACTCGTATTGTCCAAGCACTCGCTGTTATCGTAGGGTACAGATCACGCTGCCTGCTACTGTGGTATGCTCGCTTAAATCATCAGGGCTgcaagaagtattcagatcctttacttaagtaaaagtactaataccacactgtaaaaatagtcTGTTACAAGTCAacgtcctgcattgaaaatgttacctaagtaaaagtatataagtatcatcaggaaaatgtacttaaagtattaaaagtaaaagtacccaaTGCAGAAagatcctcacattttagaaactggaaacggtgcaaacagttctgtgtttagtggtctaatcatttcagctggacttgtaggccatgattatattgttgggtagttcaaTTTATAGGAAACGAATGTAttgtataaactacatgtgttttgtgtgcaaaaagcttaatttgtaaagtaactagtacaTAAAACTGTCAGaataatgtagtggagtaaaaagtacaatatttcagtacaagtatctcaaatttgtacttaagtacagtacttgagtaaatgtacttagttacattacacCCCTGCAACACATAGGAAGCGGGACaactttttgttatttatttatttgttatattaTTGAATTTGCAGGAATCATTGTTAGTCAATGAGTAGTTTATAAGTGTTTCTTTTGAACTGGCACATAGCAAACAGTATGTTGTAGTATTGTGATGCTCTTTCTTCTTTATGGGCCATGTATCAGATTGTCTTCACATTGATTACAGTGACAGACCTCTCCCCATTTGTTTTAACTCTGCAGTTCATCTAAAATACTGTTGAAAAGAGAATTATCTTTACTATTGAAGATATAGCAATCCCAAAAGCAGGCTCCATCCCTATTGTTGGAGTTGATTATTTCCTGAAACACTGTAAAAACTGTACCTACATCTATTTGGTTAAATTGTCTGTGTTTCattaacacaaacaaataagTGTTCGCACACAGACAGCCACCGAAACAATAATCATATAACTATTGATAGAGGTGTGACATAGGAAATGATCATGTAAGAGTAAATAGAGATAACCACAATGAAAATGACTCAACATCTCAGATCACGGTACAGTAGGTACTAATGAGACACAAGCACAATATTGGATTAGCACAATTCTGAGTCagtaatacatttttatcaAACACATGATGAGGCACTCAGAGCCACTGTGAATTTGTCTCTTAACTTACTGttaacatgattaaaattaTTTTGGTCCCATCATTTATAACAATAATTAAAGGCAGTTCTATCATGTGGCTTGTCTTTCTTGGTATGGAGATGATCAGTGGtgggtctttttattttttcacattcctgtttttttctgggATACAGTCCAGTTTCAGTTGCAGCACTCTATCATCAAACATGTACAGAAGCACAGAAACCAGGCTGATAAGGTTTCAATGCGTGGAGCCTATTCAAGAATAGAATTTTCCATTATGAATGCATTTTAAACCAGAACTAATGCATTATGTCACAGATTTAAAACGTATGTAATACTGTATATCTATGATATGCATTCattataatgtatatttttgcatacaacatgcagttagacacatTTCAGAGCTTAAAGACACAGATTAACATTGTAAAAGTTGAATTGCAAATTGTCACTCATTTTACAGAGGACATGTTTTTAAAACTCCAAAAGCTTCTGGACTAATAGAAAAAAATTCTCTATTTCACTTCATCCAAACAGCAGGCTGCAAGGACGTTAGGACTGATGGCATTCAGAGCAAGAACATAGATGCATAATAGTTTATTTCAATCTTTCgaaatgtttttaaagttgTATAACATTTCCAGCACCAGGCTCTTCCTCAGACTTCTGATAAAAACAGTGCCTATTGGGCACGGTGATGTGCGTGTCTTTTTTATCGTTACTTCTTGATTTTAAATCATTATTCATTTGTAACTAATCATTACCCAATGTCACAATAAGGTGTTTTgctaagaaaagaaaagcattcTATTCCAGCAATGCTGCAAgccagaaatgtaaacaaaacaatttgTTACAGGGAATTATGTGCTGACTCCAGGAAGTCAGCTCAACAATTgagatgtgattttttttttcactataCAGTAGTTACTGCAGCATGTAAACATCCCATTTCTtaggctacgtttacacgtggccggctattttcataaacggacatttcaccctctccgttttcaaaaataacattgtgcgcgttttcagaaaagtgtttgtttacacaaaCTTATGTATATATGCcatcaagagcatgccaaacctgtaggatgcagtgtaacgagaagctcaagcccacgttagccaatcagaatcccgaaaatagcaacaacagcaacgaatcacttcctcttttctttcctcttcctctcgtcggctgcctaaacctcagtttttctcagtttacatgcaaacgtgcaaacaaagttttccactctccactctggccggagtttttataaagaatcgttttcagaggcgaatcTCCGTTTGCATGTGTaagaagggcacaaacgaagggaaatgtctccgtttttcaaaataaccatgtacgtgtaaacggggtatTAGGCTTTCCATGTCTGCACAAAGTCAGACTTACATGTAAAGCCATAGTGCCTGCTCTGATGGACTCAATGCAGCAAGGTTTATAGAGGAAACTCTTTCACATCTCCATGTCCATACACATGCAGCACTCAAACTGGGAGACACCTTTACCGTACGTGAGATGTACCCAACATGACTGGTAACAGTATTACAATTTCATCCTCCTCAGTTCCGAGGACTCAGTTACATTTAATGCTACCTATTACACCTCTGCCACTTGACCTAAATAAAAGTCAATAATTCCAATTACTTCCactttatactgtatgtcactGTGCAGCTGTTGGCTTTATCGCTTCCAGTTTCAGACTTTATATTCGTGAAGTGTGATCTAATGTCTCCTCCTCAGCAGCATCCCCTCTTCTGCAAGGTTGGCGATCATTTCATCCCAAAGGGTTTTTTTATTCCCTTTCAACCTATCAATGTACTTCAACTACCATCGACAGCACCAAGGCTCACATGAAACTTTAATTAGAATTGCGCTCAGCTTGCCTTGACTTGTTACTGACAAAACCATATCCATCTGCACATTCTTCAGTCATCATAATTATATTTGAATAAATGGGTTTAGAAAGTAATGAAGAAGAAGTttgataaaacataaaaaaaatcaaatttacTATTCTGCCTTTAAATGAAGGAATTATTTAatacatgcattttttttattaattaaaagcCATAAATATAACTTGGTATCACATCTGGTAGCGTGCTTTCTGTccaattttccattttaaacttATCCTTCACAATTTGTCAAGTGGACCACATCTGCATTCCTAATCTTTTCTCATCCTTATCTTATACCACTGAACACGTGTCAGTGGGTTGCAGTGTCAAGATATTATAACTGCTGATGTGTATGACTGAGAATAATCCTGCAgcaacatatacagtacagagaGGTAGCAAAGCATAAACTATTTCCTAGATGTAGATATTATTGCACTTATTCAATGTGATGCAGTGCATGTCCAGTAGAAGTCTTAAAAATCAGTCAGACAAAATCAGAGCAGTTTTATAATGACCTTATTACTGTGACCGGTCCTCAATGTAACACAGAGGGTTagactgttttttattttttattttataaatgaatGTCTTGTCCAGTTGCAGTTAATCTGTTAAAACATCCAGGAAGTCGTGAATGTTATCCTGCTTGGGTCAAGTCAAACATATACATTTGTACATATCAAATTAACTTGCTGGTCACTTATTGACTTTCAGTAGCAGGGTTGAGAGAAGAGAAAATACACAGTTTGCAAACGTTTAACCACTGGTGTCTCCATGTAACTTGCTGGAAAACTTACTGAGTCATCTATTCCACTCAGCTCTGCTCTGACTGCTCCTTATTTTGAATTACATTTTGTGTAATTTTTACACCTctcaaaagaaaaagacatttCAATACTGCTAAATTACATTGATAACGTTATAACATGCTATAATTATAACATTATATTGATATAACATTTTATGTAATCAAGAACATATTGGGCATCTTTATTTAAGCACATTGACATTGGATTTGCTTAAAGCAATACTTGTGTATCCAGTCCACGTAAAGTGTACATTTATCATGTTGTGACATAAGTtttacacattacattttttgtttatacAATTGTATTATGTTTCGCACTAtacaataaacatatgtgtgtgtgatattgtaAATGGTTAGCTAACCTGTACTCTGAGTAGTGGAGAAAGTTGGTAATTAACACCATTTTGCTGCCAGTCTACAGTTCAGTAGAAGAACAACAGATCCATGGCATTTCACCGTGGCTCATCAGGGATACCATTTCTCTCATGTAGAGTGAGGCTCTTcccctcattttttttattaaccgTGTCTATATGTTTCTCAGACTGTTGGGAAACCCTTTGTCCGTTAGTAAAGGTCAATCATTTATGCACAGACACACGAGGAAGCTGCGGTTTTCTGCAAAACGGTCCTCTGCATCGAAGCAGCTCTCCGTAGGCCCTGCGGAAATCCCTGTTGAAGGCTGGATACAGGATGGGGTTAAGAGCAGAGTTAAAATAGCCCAGCCATAGGACCACAGAGTTAAGTGTGTTAGGGGGGTTTGTCCTCTTCTTTACGCCCATGCAGgtgaagaaggtgaagtagggGAACCAGCAAATGACAAAGGCCCCCAGCACCGCTGCCAGGGTCACTGTTGCTTTGTGCTCTCGGGCTATGGCTGCAGTTGATGCTGCACGTGCAAATGATGGAGTGGCAGCACGAATCCGTCGCACCTGAAGAGATCGGTTAGGAaaaggttagagagacagaaaatgcaAAGAGCTCACTCACTGCTCTGATGATAACAGATTTAATTCAACAACGTAAGTGACTGTGCTTAAAGTGCCGTGATTTCTCTCAGACAGTTGCAAAAATGCATGCATGCCTTAAGTTATGACCTTTTAGATCCCACCTAAAAAGCACTGACCTGTTCTCGTGCCACTCTGAATATGCAGAGATACATTCCACACATAAGTAGCAGAGGCAGGTAAAATGAGCTAAAGGCATAAATAAGAACATAGTTGTTATTCCACTCAAACTGGCAGTAGTGTCCCTCGTTGTCCTCCTCCCCAATGCCCCAGTCCAAGTGCTGCACTCTGTAGTCTGCTGTGTTCCAGCCCAGGTGGATGGGCACAAAGGACACAGCTAGTGACAAGGCCCAGATGGCGATCATGGCCAGTGTCACCCTCAGAGGGGTAACTCTCCGGGAGTAGCTAAGGGGAGCCGAAATGGCTAGGTAACGGTCCACACTGATGGCCAGCAGGGTCAGGATGGAAGATGTACACAGCATGACATCCAGTGAGACGTAGATGTTACACAGGGCTCCTCCGAGGGGCCATTTCCCGCTGCGCAGCTCCAGAGTGGCAGAAAAGGGCAGCACCAGCAGGCCTAGCAGGAGATCTGTCACTGCCAGGGACACCACAAAGCAGTTAGCAATGCGCCACAGTCGACGACTGAGCCCCACAGCCAAACATACCAGCACATTCCCACCAATGGTCAGAATGATAAAAGACACCAGAACCAGCCAGCGGAGAGCTGTGGAGATCATGGTGACCTCCTCCACAGGCACTGGCTCACTGACACAGTGCTGCTGTTGGTATCTCACTAGAAAATGTTTAAACAGACTCATCCACTGCCAGTTCCATCAGACAATTTTTTACACGGCTCCTTCGTGTAAGGGTAAGCAGGTTCAGAAGTAGATTACAGTGTCACACACTTTCCCGCCATCTCTTTTTTCTCCAGTACCAGTGCTGCAAACACTTCCCTGCtgaagaacaagaacaatggtTATTACTTGAAAATTCAAGTAACCATATTAATACCTTTAAATATTTGTGTATTTCAAAGTAATGCATGTTTATCCTTCTGACATTTAATGAAATAATCTAATTGCAGCTGCCTGTTAAAAGGTCAAATTACCAAGAATGGACAATGAGCAAATGACAAATTAGGCTTGAGGATATTGCTTTCTGTTATAGAGTTCCACAAGGGAATTTACACAAATCCTGATATTGCAGCCAATATAGCAAGAGGGAAAATTATAGTCACCCTACTTTGTGTTATCTAATATAgcaaaatatacataaaaaagaaacaacaaaatacacaaGTACAGTAAATAATATATGTGAATCAATGCAGCAgtgctgttttgtgtttttggtaATTTGTTTAATACACCAGCTGTTTATCATTTTCATTTACTAAAGAAATTAAAATCCATTCACATGTTAGCAACACCAGTAATATTATCCATTGTAATGTTTAACCAGATTCACAACATCCTCGCTCTTCCCCGGGAAATGGCAAGGCTGATTTTATGACATTAGCTGACATTATACAGCTCATATATTAGAGCCCTTCCACTAACAAATAGGACAGAGTCTGTAGAACGATACAGGGTGAATAGGTTGTGTTCTAAACACAATATCTGCTGGGCATAGGTTGGCCTGAACGTACACACGAAACGAGCAATGGACTTGGATTATCAACAGCACAGAAAGATGTGAAGCAGAGAATGTGCCTTTGAATAAACATATGTTGAGGTCGAGAAGCTGTCCCCTAGAGACGGGAACATTTACTAGAGAGGCAGCATCTGCTAAAGTGTGGGCTGTTCTATATTGTGCATCACGGTCAGGCTAACTCAAGAGATCCTAAAACTCAATCATAAAACATTCTGTCACAGACTTTACAGAGTCAAGTAAACAGACCCAAGCGCTCCAGTCTAAAAACAGAAAGATTTCTGTGTATCCAACCACATacccttttttgttgttgaaaatgtACTTCAAGACATTTTGATCGCTActtttaaattgtatatttCTTTGCTCATGTTTTCGCATCCACAAATAAAGCTATTGTTTCTTTTCAAAAGGACAAGATGGCTAAATGTTTAATTCAAAGtatatatgaatgaaataaaaaaatgaataaaatatgatCCATCTGCATGCCCAGTCTGGCATTTTTCTGTGAGGTGTTCTTTCAAAGCACCAGCTGTCATGCCCCGCAGGGAAGCTTAgctaatttctttcttttttgtcatcAGACAGCATCCAAAAATCACTAGTCCTTTTTACAGATGCAACCTCAAAGGGCAACTTTAATATCATTTAATGATATCCATCCGAGATGTGTGTTTCATATTTCATGTGTTGCTCTTGCATCCACAGCAAGCTTTACATGGCATCACTCTTCAAACACATTTGGAATTTAGAATAAAGTAAATAGGCACAAATATGTACAGTGTTGCTGTGTTTCTAGTGTTTTCCAGTgttttagaaataaaactaatgCATATACTATATGCCAATAAAGAAAGTCGTCCAGCTCCAAGTGGCTGAGACTGCTGTTTGACAGTGTTTACATTCTGCATGTTTGATAATGTTATTTCTAATTTGCCATCTGCTTCCTTATTACAGTAAGGCCATCTGATGTACTCCCATAAATAATAGATGATATTTGGCAAGGACAGATAATTCTCAAATTTCCTAATTATGGTTTGATGCTATTCTATAAGTGTCTTATGTAGCTTAATAATAATCCTTGTTGCAACCGCTGCGGTGTCCTTAGGATTTTTACTTATTGTCATTTGTATCTAATTGTCTGAGTTTTGTCTCCTTTCTGGTTAATTGTTGTGAGGCTATAGTTAGGAAGGCAGTTGTATATTTATAATTGATAATCGGATCGACACCCAGGCTGCAAAGTGCTGGCAAAGAGTTTGTTTATTTACTTATACAGGTACCATATCTCCATCGGCACTGGATCACATCTCAACAAACCTCTCTATCCAAACAGGATtccaaaaacacagagacacaaaagcaACATTATATAATATGTATGGTCAACACAGGTAATATCAGTACCTCCAACTTTATGACACctattaaacaaaacaaacttctTGCTCATATATGTTTAGTTTAAGAAATGCGTAAAATTTCAAACTACAAACATAACCAAGTTCGGATTACAAGGTTCACATCTTTTAACTGCTTTATCTTTTGTTTTATGACAGTGATTGTGATCCGATATGACAATCATCCCTGCTGGGACCGAAGATATGATAACATGAAGTGTTTACAGTGACAATAACAACAGCGGATATAAAGCTGTAATGTTTAAGGTAGTGTGGAGGAAATTACGGGGGTGTTCCAATAATGATTTCTATTTGATGAAGTGTAATTAAAACAGTTTCAGCTGTAACTGGCCATTCAGAGAATCCAAGGTTTTAATGTTTGCAATAATGTCACTAGATTCCCCTTGGGGATAAACACTGCTTGTTTCTATGGTGACTTTGTTTGTTCAGCATTGACAAAGTTTAGATCGAGCTGTGTCCCTTGTCCCTTGGCTCTTAATTGGTGCTACATAGACCAGGTTTCACCGTTCATGAAGAGCCAGAGAGGATTTAATACCAAACTCAAATAAAAGCCATGTTTGTCATCACTTTCATTTTGCCTTGTTGCTGATGTACCACACGACTAAGGTAACAGGTGAAACTCAACACCATAGCACCATGAAGATAACCTGAGATCATTTTACAATTCATTGCATAATTCATTTGTTTGATTACCAGATTTCTAAAAGAATTGGCAAAAGAAATCTGTTCTAATTTTCTTCACA from Sander lucioperca isolate FBNREF2018 chromosome 13, SLUC_FBN_1.2, whole genome shotgun sequence encodes:
- the hrh2b gene encoding histamine receptor H2b, with the protein product MSLFKHFLVRYQQQHCVSEPVPVEEVTMISTALRWLVLVSFIILTIGGNVLVCLAVGLSRRLWRIANCFVVSLAVTDLLLGLLVLPFSATLELRSGKWPLGGALCNIYVSLDVMLCTSSILTLLAISVDRYLAISAPLSYSRRVTPLRVTLAMIAIWALSLAVSFVPIHLGWNTADYRVQHLDWGIGEEDNEGHYCQFEWNNNYVLIYAFSSFYLPLLLMCGMYLCIFRVAREQVRRIRAATPSFARAASTAAIAREHKATVTLAAVLGAFVICWFPYFTFFTCMGVKKRTNPPNTLNSVVLWLGYFNSALNPILYPAFNRDFRRAYGELLRCRGPFCRKPQLPRVSVHK